From Deltaproteobacteria bacterium, the proteins below share one genomic window:
- a CDS encoding ABC transporter ATP-binding protein has protein sequence MIEVTSLTKYYGPIRGIEDISFRIEKGDVVGLLGPNGSGKTTCMRILTCFFPPTRGRALVYGYDVVKNPLHVRRHIGYLPERVPLYPDMDVREYLRFAASIKGVKPAGRDGHIDQVMATCGIDDMANRLIRALSTGYRQRVCLAQALLNNPEILILDEPTIGLDPRQVSDFRSLIKNLGRERTIILCTHILPEVSETCNRVIIVHQGRLIALDTPQNLQEKVQMYGQIYVQYYGDDPGLEKKIAGIPGVVGVEGAEATFSGARACTIQVQKDETILRELSTLIHTEGGPILEMKKQTLTLEDVFLELVTKEGAA, from the coding sequence ATGATCGAAGTAACGTCTCTGACAAAATACTACGGTCCCATCCGGGGAATCGAGGATATTTCCTTTCGAATCGAAAAAGGTGATGTCGTCGGCCTCTTGGGACCAAACGGCTCGGGTAAAACGACATGTATGCGAATCCTGACTTGTTTTTTTCCGCCCACACGCGGCCGGGCTCTGGTCTACGGTTACGATGTGGTCAAAAACCCCCTGCATGTCCGGCGGCATATCGGTTATCTCCCCGAGCGTGTTCCTCTCTATCCCGACATGGACGTGCGGGAATACCTTCGCTTTGCCGCCTCCATCAAGGGGGTTAAACCAGCCGGAAGGGACGGCCACATTGACCAGGTTATGGCTACATGCGGCATTGACGACATGGCCAACCGCCTGATCCGGGCCCTTTCCACGGGTTACCGTCAACGGGTCTGTCTGGCACAGGCCCTCCTGAACAACCCTGAAATCCTTATCTTGGACGAACCGACCATCGGTCTCGACCCGCGCCAGGTCTCAGATTTCCGTTCTCTGATCAAGAACCTGGGCCGGGAACGGACCATCATCCTCTGCACCCACATTCTGCCGGAAGTCAGTGAAACGTGCAACCGGGTGATCATTGTCCACCAAGGGCGGCTGATCGCCCTCGATACCCCGCAGAATCTCCAGGAAAAGGTTCAGATGTACGGCCAGATTTACGTCCAGTACTACGGAGATGACCCCGGGCTGGAAAAGAAAATCGCCGGGATTCCCGGGGTGGTGGGAGTGGAGGGAGCCGAAGCGACTTTCTCCGGTGCACGGGCCTGCACCATTCAAGTCCAAAAGGATGAAACCATTCTGAGGGAGTTGTCCACGCTGATCCATACGGAAGGGGGCCCCATCCTCGAGATGAAAAAACAGACCCTCACCTTGGAGGACGTATTCCTGGAACTGGTTACCAAGGAGGGAGCGGCGTAA
- a CDS encoding ABC transporter permease subunit, protein MGMWYIFRREVQSYFHSFIAYVIISAFLLLAGYFFYTDLIMQIMWTMKKVDFEKIWELFFNDIRYMLTIIMPLITMRLFAEEKKLGTIELLWTYPLRDWEVFSGKYLSALLMLCIMLGLTLTYPIITNALFHIDLKPLLAGYLGLFLIGSAFIICGVTISILTENQIVAALGTYLVLLMFWFLTWNEAVANPAAMNVMLNFSLFDRLYNFTRGAIDLKDIVFFVNFHLVFVVLAMLALSARKWRGVQ, encoded by the coding sequence ATGGGTATGTGGTATATTTTCCGGCGGGAGGTGCAGTCCTACTTCCACTCCTTCATTGCATATGTCATCATCTCTGCCTTTCTGCTCCTGGCAGGTTATTTTTTTTACACCGATCTCATCATGCAGATCATGTGGACCATGAAAAAAGTGGATTTTGAAAAGATATGGGAGCTTTTTTTCAATGATATCCGCTATATGCTGACCATCATCATGCCGCTCATCACGATGCGGCTCTTCGCCGAGGAGAAAAAACTGGGCACAATCGAATTGCTCTGGACATATCCTCTGCGCGATTGGGAGGTTTTTTCCGGCAAATACCTCTCGGCCCTGCTCATGCTTTGCATCATGTTAGGCCTTACCCTGACCTATCCGATCATCACAAACGCCCTTTTCCATATTGATCTGAAACCATTGCTGGCCGGGTACCTGGGTCTGTTCCTGATAGGCTCCGCCTTCATTATCTGCGGTGTGACCATCTCCATTTTGACGGAGAACCAGATTGTGGCCGCCCTGGGAACGTATCTGGTGCTGTTGATGTTCTGGTTTCTAACCTGGAACGAAGCGGTTGCCAATCCCGCCGCAATGAACGTCATGCTCAATTTCTCTCTATTTGACCGGCTTTACAATTTTACGCGCGGGGCCATCGACCTAAAGGACATTGTTTTCTTTGTGAACTTTCACCTGGTTTTTGTCGTCCTGGCCATGCTTGCCCTTTCCGCCAGAAAATGGAGGGGGGTCCAATGA
- a CDS encoding GldG family protein — MKNKLISSLLWISIFFALSGLALIAFGADWRLWGLAGLLAGTLGLLTYAVLNYAELRSLLFAYGTRQWLALALFVFLLMGIVSLIQAIANGHNIRFDLTARKDMSLSAASEKIMQQITTPIRVTAFFQRNQKRELMNVLDPFVLASRHFTYHLYDPDRNPALAKRYAVGNYGTIIIEMGGKHKVLSAGNEESIINAILSLNSPQQKVVYFLTGHGERALKEPENMDGSSSELLKTTLETENYLVKTLLLLSKRQVPPDSDLVIVNGPKGDFTTDEITALQTYLKLGGKIILAVDPGPDYGLSALLDPYDLKLGNDILVDPVNYLVSKSPLVPLIQAYLNHPITDKFTIPTVFPMARSVVTGDAPLTSTGVTPLALSSDRSWTESDIAEAEQGHIRYDAKYDQKGPVPVAAIVEGLPESGQQGKSGPSPFRGRLVVFGSSEFIANQFISLAGNRDLFMNTVRYLTEDRPLIVIKKNLAAGDKAPLILQPVHARMVFIGIVVLQPTLIMAIGIVVAWRRRQKS, encoded by the coding sequence ATGAAAAACAAGCTTATCTCCTCCCTTCTGTGGATCAGTATTTTTTTCGCCCTGTCGGGCCTCGCCCTGATCGCTTTCGGTGCCGACTGGCGCCTCTGGGGGCTGGCTGGCCTTCTGGCTGGTACCCTCGGTCTCCTGACATACGCCGTTTTAAATTATGCCGAACTCAGAAGTCTCCTTTTCGCTTACGGTACACGGCAATGGCTCGCCCTTGCTCTGTTTGTTTTCCTACTGATGGGAATTGTCTCCCTAATTCAGGCCATCGCCAACGGCCACAACATCCGGTTCGATCTGACGGCACGCAAGGACATGAGCCTGAGTGCCGCATCGGAAAAAATCATGCAGCAAATCACCACCCCCATTCGGGTCACAGCTTTCTTTCAGCGTAATCAAAAACGGGAGCTGATGAACGTCCTCGACCCCTTTGTCCTGGCAAGCAGACATTTTACCTATCACCTTTACGACCCAGACCGGAATCCGGCCTTGGCAAAACGTTACGCCGTCGGAAACTACGGGACGATCATTATCGAAATGGGAGGAAAGCACAAAGTTCTGTCTGCGGGTAACGAGGAGAGTATCATCAATGCTATCCTGTCACTGAACAGCCCGCAACAGAAGGTCGTTTATTTTCTGACGGGTCATGGAGAGCGCGCACTCAAGGAACCGGAAAATATGGATGGCAGCAGTTCAGAACTTTTGAAAACCACATTAGAAACGGAAAACTATTTGGTGAAAACCCTGTTGCTTTTATCAAAACGGCAAGTCCCGCCTGATAGCGACTTGGTCATCGTCAACGGACCAAAAGGGGATTTCACTACCGATGAGATCACGGCTCTGCAAACGTATTTAAAGTTGGGAGGGAAAATTATCCTGGCGGTCGATCCGGGGCCGGATTATGGTCTGTCAGCCCTGCTTGACCCTTATGATCTGAAACTGGGTAATGATATTCTCGTCGATCCCGTTAACTATCTCGTATCGAAAAGTCCTTTGGTTCCCCTTATCCAGGCCTATCTCAACCACCCAATCACGGATAAATTCACGATTCCAACGGTTTTCCCCATGGCCAGATCCGTGGTGACAGGAGACGCCCCGTTGACTTCAACGGGTGTCACCCCCCTCGCCCTGAGTAGTGACAGAAGTTGGACGGAAAGTGACATAGCCGAGGCGGAACAAGGACATATCCGCTACGATGCAAAGTATGATCAGAAAGGCCCCGTGCCGGTTGCGGCTATCGTGGAGGGGCTACCGGAAAGCGGGCAACAGGGCAAAAGCGGGCCGTCACCCTTTCGGGGGCGCCTCGTCGTCTTCGGCTCTTCAGAATTCATTGCGAATCAGTTCATTTCGCTGGCCGGTAACCGGGATCTGTTCATGAACACGGTTCGTTATCTGACGGAAGACCGGCCCCTGATTGTCATCAAAAAGAATCTGGCGGCAGGGGACAAGGCCCCTCTCATTCTGCAGCCGGTTCACGCCCGTATGGTGTTTATCGGCATTGTCGTGCTACAGCCGACGCTGATCATGGCTATCGGCATTGTTGTTGCGTGGAGGAGAAGGCAGAAAAGTTGA
- a CDS encoding DUF4340 domain-containing protein, with protein sequence MKKPIIVAAVLFTALLFFYLVFEGDTPDEKAVLQGERFLSLKASDIREIKIVTREGLAFECAKDSGGAWHIVKGEKETNAEEKIDDFLEAMTTLVKIDHFSVNANLLDQYGLREPSAQITLTDLTQKTHDILVGDKTPDASTGVYVMSGNDNRVVILGAVLNWELFKLSSLFTVRVNH encoded by the coding sequence TTGAAAAAACCGATTATCGTTGCAGCTGTTTTATTTACGGCTTTACTTTTTTTCTATCTTGTATTCGAAGGCGATACACCCGACGAAAAGGCTGTTCTGCAGGGAGAGCGTTTTTTATCTCTCAAAGCATCGGATATCCGGGAGATCAAGATCGTCACACGGGAGGGTCTGGCCTTCGAATGTGCAAAAGACAGCGGCGGGGCTTGGCATATTGTCAAAGGCGAAAAAGAGACCAATGCCGAGGAAAAAATCGATGATTTTCTTGAAGCCATGACGACACTGGTGAAAATCGATCATTTTTCCGTTAATGCCAACCTGCTGGATCAGTACGGTTTGCGGGAACCGTCTGCACAGATCACATTGACGGATCTCACCCAGAAAACCCACGATATTCTGGTGGGAGACAAAACACCGGACGCATCGACCGGGGTGTATGTCATGTCTGGCAATGACAACCGTGTTGTCATCCTTGGGGCTGTGCTCAACTGGGAACTCTTCAAGCTCTCATCCCTGTTTACCGTCCGGGTCAATCACTAA
- a CDS encoding tetratricopeptide repeat protein has protein sequence MNGFKEMPIDGQIFQGLTAVSDDADSLRATVDEAERSTVADRVDERIEKYTEAIDRNPTDPILYFKRGSLHCHRVALSYFSTEADAMIHSPAGPRDSQSEPVERSAEPPSADSAVPCGLALDDFNRAIALNSQYAIFFYMRGVLLTLEACPHRNLEAALADFDEALRLNPANGAFYQERAGVRMKLGQFNQAINDMDQAILIEPSNYYFLYEKGLIQERMGDHENAADSYMRALFLAPNDRMPFLITALKGVRQDSADVLLGDFTSLIAKRPAASSLYVQRAMLFADEEKWKEAIDDFSRALSLRGDDPNVLFSRGKIYFTAGKKQDAQQDFQTACRQHHTAACDYAKITQRDVARGERWVPFWYSRDRRQYFYDREYLKNQQKGFRLIRVRVESEEDANGPDYVPIRSERPGYTLQWWEFRCSTSRFRIAKIRRFDNGGRLVESYPEYEKNFRPVLVDSISGKLADIVCGVSGVGKATEKTDSSGR, from the coding sequence ATGAACGGTTTTAAGGAGATGCCCATAGACGGTCAAATATTTCAGGGGCTAACCGCTGTGTCAGACGATGCGGATTCCCTCCGGGCAACCGTCGATGAGGCCGAGAGATCGACGGTTGCGGACAGGGTTGACGAAAGGATCGAAAAGTACACCGAAGCTATCGATCGCAATCCCACGGATCCGATTTTGTATTTTAAACGGGGCTCACTCCACTGTCATCGGGTCGCCTTGTCTTATTTTTCAACAGAAGCCGATGCGATGATTCATTCTCCTGCTGGACCGAGGGATTCACAATCCGAACCGGTAGAACGGTCGGCAGAACCCCCATCAGCCGACAGTGCCGTTCCATGCGGCCTCGCACTGGACGATTTCAACAGGGCCATCGCTCTGAATTCACAATATGCCATTTTTTTTTACATGCGAGGCGTTCTGCTGACACTGGAAGCATGTCCTCACAGAAATTTGGAAGCAGCCTTGGCCGATTTTGACGAAGCCCTCCGCCTCAACCCCGCCAACGGGGCCTTTTATCAGGAAAGAGCCGGAGTCCGGATGAAACTTGGACAATTTAATCAGGCGATAAACGACATGGACCAGGCTATCCTGATTGAACCGAGCAACTATTATTTTCTTTATGAGAAAGGCTTGATCCAGGAAAGGATGGGAGATCACGAAAATGCCGCCGACAGCTACATGCGGGCGTTGTTTCTTGCACCGAACGATCGGATGCCATTTCTTATTACCGCGCTGAAAGGGGTAAGACAGGACAGCGCTGACGTTCTTCTCGGGGATTTCACCAGCCTGATTGCGAAAAGACCGGCTGCTTCCAGCCTGTATGTCCAGCGCGCTATGTTGTTTGCCGATGAAGAAAAGTGGAAGGAGGCGATTGATGATTTCTCGCGTGCTTTATCCCTGCGGGGAGATGACCCCAATGTTCTATTCAGTCGGGGCAAGATATACTTTACAGCGGGTAAAAAACAGGATGCCCAGCAGGATTTTCAAACCGCTTGCCGCCAGCATCATACCGCCGCCTGTGATTACGCGAAAATCACGCAAAGGGATGTTGCCCGGGGAGAACGATGGGTTCCCTTTTGGTATTCGCGTGATCGACGGCAATACTTCTACGATCGGGAATATTTGAAAAATCAACAAAAAGGTTTCCGTCTGATTCGGGTACGGGTCGAATCAGAAGAGGATGCAAACGGACCGGATTATGTCCCGATCAGATCGGAGAGACCTGGCTATACCTTGCAATGGTGGGAGTTCAGGTGTTCCACTTCCCGGTTTCGGATTGCAAAAATCAGGCGTTTCGATAACGGAGGGCGACTTGTCGAGTCTTATCCGGAATACGAGAAAAACTTTCGTCCGGTTTTAGTGGACAGTATCAGCGGCAAGTTGGCCGACATCGTTTGCGGCGTCTCCGGCGTTGGAAAGGCGACGGAAAAGACCGATTCTTCAGGCAGGTGA